From Acidianus brierleyi:
GCCATTATTTCTTTTTTATCCAAATTCAACAAGGACGACGTAACTATTATAGTATTTCCAGAAGTAGAAAATGCGTTTATATCTTTACTATCCTTTATTCTTAAAGAAAAATTTACATTTGATTTAGATTTTAATTCGTCAATGCCTTCAACATAAACCTCTCTATAGTGTCTACTGTATATTCTTGAGATACCAAAGTAGCTAATGTATAAAATAACTAGAGGGACTATAACGAAACTAAAACTATTCATAAATCTATTTGGTCAGTATTACTATATTAACTATATAACTTAGCTGAAAGTTTCACTTAAAATCTAGAAAGTACATTTTGTCTTTAAATGAAAGCTATAGTATTAGAAAACGGCAACCCCTTGTTAAAAGAGGTACCTATACCAAAGTTACAAGAAGGCGACGTACTAGTAAAAATGAAAGCTTGCGGATTATGTGGAACAGATGTTGAAAAAATATGCGGTCAATATACAGCTTCTCAGCCAATTTTAGGGCATGAACCTGCAGGTATAATTCAAGAATCTACAGTAGAATGGCTTAAACCCGGTGATAGAGTTTTTGCCCATCATCATGTTCCATGTTATGAATGCTATTATTGTAAAAAGGGAAGTCCTACAATGTGCCCATATTATAGGAAAACTAATTTAGATCCTGGTGGATTTGCAGAATATTTTAGAGTACCGGCTTGGAACGTTAAACGAGGAGGAATATTAAAATTACCTGATAATGTAACTTTCGACGAAGGGGCTTTTATAGAGCCCCTTGCTACTGTTATAAGAGCCCAAAGGAGAGTATTTATCGATAAGGACGATTTTATACTAGTAGTAGGAGCTGGACCCATGGGTTTATTACATGTAATGGCGGCCAAAGTAAATGGAGCCGGTAAAGTATTCGTATCAGATGTTTCAGAGTTCAGAAGAGAATATTCATTAAAAGTAGGTGCTGATGTGTCATTTAATGCCGCTAAGATTAATATTGAAGAGGAAGTCAAAAAGCTTACAGACGGTAGAGGAGTAGACGTTGCAATAGTAGCGTCTGGAGCACCACAAGCTATCCTTAGTGCGCTAAATTCGGTTAGAAAAGGTGGAAGAGTATTACTCTTTGGTGTTCCATATAAAGGAACAATATTAAATTATGATATAAGCAATTTATTGAATAACGAGATCTCTATAATTAGCAGTAATGCCGCAGTAGAAGAAGATACTAGGGAAGCATTAAATATGATTGCCAATAAGAAAATTGATGTAACTAAACTAATTACAGGGAAATTTAAATTAGAGGAATTTAATGAGGCCGTAAGGGAAGCCAAAGAAGGAAAAACCATAAAAGCAATAATATATGACTAGTATTGAAGAGATATATAGAAAAGTTGTAATCTTAAATAATTTTAAAGCTCTTTTAATATCACTAGAGCTAGGTAAATTGCCATTCCCAACTGAATAGAATCCTCTTTTTTCTAACTTCACTCCTAGTAAATAAGCAGCTGCAGAAATCGGATATCTAGCATTAATACTTTCAATATCGCTGTGTCTAATAATATCTAGCATATTCTTTACTTTCAATCTCATTATAATTCCTGCCAAAATCATAAACAATACAGAAATTCTAGCAGGAATATAATTTAAAATAGTGTCAACTTTTGCAGAAAAGAATCCTTCTTTTTTTAACTCAGTAGTCTTATACCCTACCATACTATCCATAGTATTCGATAATCTTTGTAAAAGAGCACCTGGCATTCCTAATAATAGAAACCAGAAAAGTGGAGAAGATATTCCATCGACAAAACTCTCAAAAAGAGATTCTATAGCTGCAGACGCTATATGCCCTTCATCCTCTTTTGTCAAATTTCTCCTCACTATCTGTTGCACGATATA
This genomic window contains:
- a CDS encoding cobalamin biosynthesis protein, translating into MLLVFIAALFWDLILGEPPIYIHPVVLTGKISEKLIRPYKGYVYGIFIWLLSVVPILILFILPLYIPILILKFILLALTLKTTFSIKMLYKIVNKSSNLDENSRYIVQQIVRRNLTKEDEGHIASAAIESLFESFVDGISSPLFWFLLLGMPGALLQRLSNTMDSMVGYKTTELKKEGFFSAKVDTILNYIPARISVLFMILAGIIMRLKVKNMLDIIRHSDIESINARYPISAAAYLLGVKLEKRGFYSVGNGNLPSSSDIKRALKLFKITTFLYISSILVIYYCFYGFSFFGFPYGLIKFL
- a CDS encoding zinc-dependent dehydrogenase, with the protein product MKAIVLENGNPLLKEVPIPKLQEGDVLVKMKACGLCGTDVEKICGQYTASQPILGHEPAGIIQESTVEWLKPGDRVFAHHHVPCYECYYCKKGSPTMCPYYRKTNLDPGGFAEYFRVPAWNVKRGGILKLPDNVTFDEGAFIEPLATVIRAQRRVFIDKDDFILVVGAGPMGLLHVMAAKVNGAGKVFVSDVSEFRREYSLKVGADVSFNAAKINIEEEVKKLTDGRGVDVAIVASGAPQAILSALNSVRKGGRVLLFGVPYKGTILNYDISNLLNNEISIISSNAAVEEDTREALNMIANKKIDVTKLITGKFKLEEFNEAVREAKEGKTIKAIIYD